One Saprospiraceae bacterium DNA window includes the following coding sequences:
- a CDS encoding Fe-S cluster-containing hydrogenase, whose product MHHDNGIWVSTEDLTREESFLQSAGKEFSVENMDQTDGKWETNRRDFLKLLGFGLGAATLAASCEIPVKKAIPYVTKPDEIVPGVANYYASSFVNGGDYCAVLVKTREGRPIKIEGNTLSSVTKGGTSARAQASVLSLYDTRRIQHPGTVKEGNVTKMEWVAFDREVKAKLAAGGNIRIIANTIISPTAKKALAEFQSKYPNSRVITYDPVSAAALLAANQQSFGQRVIPDYKFGAADVIVSFGADFLGTWISPVEYAREYAKKRKIRDVKGAKMSRHYQIESHMSLTGSNADNRILIKPSEMGAAIVALYNELTGGSGGPKLSNEKSVAAIKKMAKDLTSRKGKTLVVCGSNNVMEQLYVNKINELLGNINSTVDFNAVSYMRQGDEREMMRLIDEMNAGQVAVAIVWGANPAWDLPNASKFSEAFAKVGTRISFNGVLDETTLLCTHSAPTHHFLESWGDAEPKAGHFSLIQPTIAPLFNTRQAEHSLLEWADSPNLNRQDEQPYYQYLKSHWANEMFKRQSRYSTPTAFWDMSLHDGVLEIPATGTTVSVNDIALNPDAVTKPSGSDIEVSFYETVNIGGGQYAHNPWLQEMPDPVHRTVWGNYLSIPVEWDGVNKIKGWNGLQDGDMVDVEVNGQKITCTVVRTFGQPTGTVAIALGGGREAGGCGVGYGVNVNPALPIAGGFIQYFAGNVNVSGKVGADKHFPTVQFHHTMGVAAEGKEEGKVINVDEKALGWKGFQGALTDRSIIFHTHVKDLPKFADKMEAFHEEASHLNEQTLYPDRSDFFGTGVKWGMYVDMNACVGCGACQVACVSENNVPVVGKKEVHRHHEMTWLRIDRYFYGDFENPKVVYQPMMCQHCDNAPCENVCPVNATNHSMEGINQMAYNRCIGTRYCANNCPYKVRRFNWLDYTTADTFPGNEEKVFRLEGDDKPFYADNLVRMVLNPDVTVRSRGVIEKCTFCIQRIQEGKLTAKRESRAIMDNDVRTACQTACPTGAIVFGNLNNPQSEVSKLTKGTAPLAYQVLEEINVRPGVSYSAKVNNSNEELYS is encoded by the coding sequence ATGCATCACGATAACGGTATCTGGGTCAGCACTGAAGATTTGACGCGGGAAGAATCGTTCCTGCAATCGGCTGGAAAAGAGTTTTCCGTCGAAAACATGGACCAAACCGATGGCAAATGGGAGACCAATCGCCGCGACTTTCTAAAACTGCTCGGCTTTGGCTTGGGAGCAGCCACGCTGGCTGCTTCTTGCGAAATTCCCGTCAAGAAGGCAATTCCCTACGTCACTAAGCCCGACGAAATCGTGCCGGGCGTGGCCAATTATTATGCCTCCTCTTTTGTCAACGGTGGCGACTACTGCGCCGTCTTGGTGAAAACACGCGAAGGTCGCCCCATCAAAATCGAGGGCAACACATTGAGCAGCGTCACGAAAGGCGGCACTAGCGCCCGTGCGCAGGCATCCGTGCTGAGCCTTTACGATACCCGCCGCATCCAGCATCCGGGCACCGTCAAGGAAGGCAATGTGACCAAGATGGAATGGGTTGCCTTCGACCGCGAGGTCAAAGCCAAACTCGCCGCGGGCGGCAACATTCGCATCATCGCTAACACCATCATCAGCCCTACCGCCAAAAAAGCCCTCGCGGAGTTTCAGTCGAAGTACCCGAACAGTCGTGTCATTACCTACGACCCCGTTTCCGCGGCAGCGCTCTTGGCTGCCAACCAGCAGTCCTTTGGGCAGCGTGTCATTCCTGACTACAAGTTCGGGGCAGCAGATGTCATCGTTTCTTTCGGTGCTGACTTTCTGGGCACATGGATTAGCCCAGTCGAATACGCCCGCGAATACGCCAAAAAGCGCAAGATTCGTGACGTGAAAGGCGCAAAAATGTCGCGCCACTATCAAATCGAGAGCCACATGTCGCTCACTGGCTCAAATGCCGACAACCGTATCCTTATCAAGCCCAGCGAAATGGGAGCCGCCATCGTGGCGCTCTACAACGAGCTGACGGGCGGCAGCGGAGGGCCAAAACTAAGCAATGAAAAATCGGTGGCTGCCATCAAAAAAATGGCAAAAGACCTCACCAGCCGCAAAGGCAAAACCCTCGTCGTGTGTGGCTCCAACAACGTGATGGAGCAGCTCTACGTCAACAAAATCAATGAATTGCTCGGCAATATCAACTCAACCGTTGATTTCAATGCTGTTTCGTACATGCGTCAGGGCGACGAGCGCGAAATGATGCGCCTCATTGACGAGATGAACGCCGGTCAAGTCGCGGTAGCCATCGTATGGGGAGCCAATCCTGCTTGGGACTTGCCGAACGCATCCAAGTTCAGCGAGGCTTTCGCCAAAGTAGGAACCCGTATCTCCTTCAATGGCGTGCTCGACGAAACGACGCTGCTTTGCACACATTCAGCACCAACCCACCATTTTCTCGAATCATGGGGCGACGCTGAGCCGAAAGCAGGCCATTTCAGCCTCATCCAGCCGACGATTGCCCCCCTGTTCAACACACGCCAAGCTGAACACAGCCTGCTGGAATGGGCAGACAGCCCCAACCTTAATCGTCAGGACGAACAGCCTTATTATCAATATCTGAAATCGCACTGGGCGAATGAAATGTTCAAGCGCCAGTCGAGATACAGCACACCCACCGCTTTCTGGGACATGAGCCTGCATGATGGAGTGTTGGAAATACCGGCCACAGGCACGACGGTTTCTGTCAACGACATTGCCCTCAATCCTGATGCCGTGACCAAGCCTTCGGGCAGCGATATCGAGGTTTCTTTCTACGAAACGGTCAACATCGGTGGCGGTCAATATGCCCACAATCCTTGGTTGCAAGAAATGCCCGACCCGGTTCATCGCACTGTCTGGGGCAACTACCTCAGCATTCCGGTCGAGTGGGATGGCGTGAACAAGATAAAGGGTTGGAATGGCTTGCAGGACGGCGACATGGTGGATGTGGAAGTCAACGGCCAGAAAATCACCTGCACGGTCGTCCGTACCTTTGGCCAACCAACAGGCACGGTAGCCATTGCTTTGGGCGGCGGTCGAGAGGCAGGCGGATGTGGCGTGGGCTATGGCGTGAACGTGAACCCCGCACTTCCGATAGCAGGCGGCTTCATTCAGTATTTCGCGGGCAATGTGAACGTGTCGGGCAAAGTGGGTGCCGATAAACATTTCCCCACTGTTCAATTCCACCACACGATGGGTGTGGCAGCCGAGGGCAAGGAGGAAGGCAAGGTTATCAACGTGGACGAGAAGGCATTGGGCTGGAAAGGTTTCCAAGGCGCGTTGACCGACCGCTCCATCATTTTCCACACACACGTCAAGGATTTGCCCAAGTTTGCCGACAAAATGGAGGCTTTCCATGAAGAGGCCTCTCACTTAAATGAACAAACTCTCTACCCCGACCGCTCCGACTTTTTTGGCACGGGCGTCAAATGGGGCATGTATGTGGACATGAACGCTTGCGTGGGCTGCGGCGCTTGCCAAGTGGCTTGTGTGAGCGAGAACAACGTGCCAGTCGTCGGCAAAAAAGAGGTGCATCGCCACCACGAGATGACGTGGCTGCGCATTGACCGCTACTTCTACGGCGATTTTGAAAACCCGAAAGTGGTGTATCAACCCATGATGTGCCAACACTGCGACAACGCTCCTTGCGAGAACGTTTGCCCTGTGAACGCCACCAACCACTCTATGGAGGGCATCAATCAAATGGCTTACAACCGCTGCATCGGTACTCGTTATTGCGCCAACAACTGCCCTTACAAAGTGCGCCGCTTCAACTGGCTCGACTACACCACCGCAGACACTTTCCCCGGCAACGAGGAAAAAGTATTCCGCTTGGAAGGTGACGACAAGCCGTTCTACGCCGACAACCTCGTGCGCATGGTACTCAATCCCGACGTGACAGTACGTTCGCGTGGGGTCATCGAAAAATGCACCTTCTGCATCCAACGCATACAGGAAGGCAAACTCACCGCCAAGCGTGAAAGCCGTGCCATCATGGACAACGACGTGCGCACCGCTTGCCAGACCGCTTGCCCGACGGGAGCTATTGTGTTTGGCAACCTCAACAACCCGCAAAGCGAAGTGAGCAAACTGACCAAAGGCACTGCCCCTCTTGCCTACCAAGTGTTGGAGGAAATCAACGTTCGTCCGGGAGTGAGCTACTCGGCCAAAGTCAACAACAGCAACGAAGAACTTTAT
- a CDS encoding c-type cytochrome, which produces MLLKRICWVIALAFTASLSLYAAPNVEEGKALFTNNCASCHNKNMKDKLTGPALGGMEERWAPYPRKDLYAWIRNSQALIATGHPYANQLWNEWKPVLMNNFTGLTDEQIESVILYVNQEYNKVPTTAGPTSPQGTGKKESGTPWLFVGLAVILGLLAFALMRIINNLGNIARVQEGQAPIQRTLAQTLTSKGAIAFLVFAVTLIFGYKTVDNATKLGRQQGYKPDQPIAFSHKLHAGTNKIDCQYCHDTARRSKHASIPAANTCMNCHSAVKKGSISGTAEITKIYASIGFDPMQNKYIPDYEFWSEKQIEDLYKKWVGQEYMSEKSLTALDENGRMVVENQWEGIVKALKNDSNGKIQGPIEWVRIHNLADHAYFSHAQHVAVGQIACQKCHGPIEEMEVVHQYSTLGMGWCINCHRETEVKFKDNAYYEQYARYHNELKAGTRDKVTVEDIGGLECQKCHY; this is translated from the coding sequence ATGTTGCTGAAACGCATTTGTTGGGTCATCGCGCTTGCATTTACTGCCTCGCTGTCGCTTTACGCAGCCCCCAACGTCGAAGAAGGTAAAGCCCTTTTCACGAACAACTGCGCCTCCTGTCACAATAAAAACATGAAAGACAAGCTCACCGGCCCCGCGCTGGGAGGCATGGAGGAACGCTGGGCACCCTACCCTCGCAAGGATTTGTATGCATGGATTCGCAACTCGCAGGCACTCATCGCCACGGGGCATCCTTATGCCAACCAGTTGTGGAACGAGTGGAAGCCCGTGCTGATGAACAATTTTACGGGCTTGACCGACGAGCAAATCGAGAGCGTCATCCTGTACGTCAATCAAGAGTACAACAAGGTGCCTACCACGGCTGGGCCAACAAGCCCGCAGGGAACTGGCAAGAAAGAATCAGGCACGCCGTGGCTTTTCGTTGGCCTTGCCGTCATTCTTGGCTTGTTGGCCTTCGCCTTGATGCGCATCATCAACAACCTCGGCAACATAGCACGGGTGCAGGAAGGGCAAGCACCGATACAAAGGACTTTGGCGCAGACGCTCACCAGCAAAGGGGCTATTGCGTTCCTCGTTTTTGCTGTCACACTCATTTTTGGCTACAAGACGGTGGACAACGCGACCAAATTGGGGCGGCAGCAGGGCTACAAACCCGACCAGCCCATCGCATTCAGCCACAAGCTCCATGCGGGCACCAACAAAATTGATTGCCAGTATTGCCACGACACCGCGCGCCGTTCCAAGCACGCCTCCATCCCTGCCGCCAACACTTGCATGAACTGCCACTCCGCAGTCAAAAAAGGCAGCATTTCCGGCACTGCCGAAATCACCAAGATATACGCCTCCATCGGTTTCGACCCGATGCAGAACAAATACATTCCCGACTACGAATTCTGGAGCGAAAAACAAATCGAAGACCTCTACAAAAAGTGGGTGGGTCAAGAGTATATGTCGGAAAAATCACTCACTGCCTTGGACGAAAACGGTCGCATGGTCGTGGAAAATCAGTGGGAAGGCATCGTGAAGGCGCTGAAAAATGATTCCAACGGCAAGATTCAAGGCCCCATCGAATGGGTACGCATCCACAACCTGGCCGACCATGCTTATTTCAGTCACGCACAACACGTCGCGGTCGGTCAGATAGCTTGCCAAAAATGTCACGGCCCCATCGAGGAAATGGAGGTGGTGCATCAGTATTCCACGCTCGGCATGGGCTGGTGCATCAATTGCCACCGCGAGACGGAGGTGAAATTCAAAGACAACGCTTACTACGAGCAATACGCACGCTACCACAATGAACTCAAAGCAGGCACCCGCGACAAAGTCACGGTGGAAGACATCGGTGGCTTGGAGTGCCAAAAATGCCATTATTGA
- the rocD gene encoding ornithine--oxo-acid transaminase → MEVLTTSPVSSADLMELEDRYNAHNYHPIPVVLERGRGIFVWDVEGKRYYDFLSAYSAVNQGHCHPRIISALTEQAQKLTLTSRAFYNNLLGEYAEFITHYFGYDRVLPMNTGVEGVETAIKLARKWAYNIKGVPEGQAKIVFVEGNFHGRTLGAISASTDPSSRKGFGPYMSGYVVIPYNDLAALEKALQDPTVAGFLVEPIQGEAGVYVPDDNYLPTAYKMCRRSNVLFVADEVQTGIARTGKLLCCDHFGFKPDVLILGKALSGGVLPVSAVLASDEVMLTLKPGEHGSTFGGNPLACAVAMEALKVVADENLAANAETLGKIFRARMEDLKQKRPDLVTSVRGRGLLNAIVINDAEDSDTAWNICLALAEHGLLAKPTHGNIIRFAPPLVMTREQLEECCDIIAGVIGGWK, encoded by the coding sequence AACGAGGACGAGGCATCTTTGTATGGGACGTGGAAGGCAAGCGTTACTATGATTTTTTGTCGGCTTACAGCGCCGTAAACCAAGGTCACTGTCACCCGCGCATCATCAGTGCATTGACGGAACAGGCTCAAAAACTGACCCTCACCTCCCGCGCCTTTTACAACAACCTGCTTGGGGAATACGCCGAATTCATAACCCATTATTTTGGCTACGACCGAGTGCTGCCCATGAACACCGGCGTGGAAGGCGTGGAGACCGCCATAAAGCTCGCCCGCAAATGGGCATATAATATAAAAGGTGTGCCGGAAGGGCAGGCCAAAATCGTCTTCGTGGAAGGCAACTTTCACGGACGCACGTTGGGAGCCATTTCTGCCTCGACCGACCCCAGCAGCCGCAAGGGCTTCGGCCCATACATGAGCGGCTATGTGGTGATTCCGTACAACGACCTCGCGGCATTGGAAAAGGCTCTGCAAGACCCCACGGTAGCAGGGTTTCTTGTGGAGCCGATACAGGGCGAGGCTGGCGTGTATGTCCCAGACGACAATTATCTGCCGACCGCTTACAAAATGTGTCGTCGTAGCAACGTCCTCTTCGTTGCCGATGAAGTGCAGACTGGCATCGCCCGCACGGGCAAACTTCTGTGCTGCGACCATTTTGGATTCAAACCCGATGTTTTGATTTTGGGAAAGGCGCTTTCCGGCGGCGTGCTGCCGGTCAGCGCCGTGCTTGCGAGCGATGAGGTGATGCTCACGCTCAAACCCGGCGAACATGGCTCTACGTTTGGCGGCAACCCGCTTGCTTGTGCCGTTGCGATGGAGGCACTAAAGGTCGTGGCCGATGAGAACCTGGCCGCCAACGCCGAAACATTGGGCAAAATCTTCCGCGCTCGCATGGAAGATTTGAAGCAGAAACGCCCAGACCTCGTGACCTCGGTGCGCGGCAGAGGTCTGTTGAACGCCATCGTCATCAACGACGCGGAAGACAGCGACACGGCATGGAATATCTGCCTCGCCTTGGCGGAGCATGGCTTGCTCGCCAAGCCCACACACGGCAACATCATTCGCTTCGCTCCCCCGCTCGTGATGACGCGAGAGCAACTGGAAGAATGTTGCGACATCATCGCAGGGGTGATTGGTGGTTGGAAATAG